The Harpia harpyja isolate bHarHar1 chromosome 10, bHarHar1 primary haplotype, whole genome shotgun sequence genome includes a region encoding these proteins:
- the LOC128147333 gene encoding olfactory receptor 10K2-like yields MGNNNQTLATDFIFLGFSSLAELQKLLLVVFLLLYLVTLSMNTTIMIIIWADRSLHTPMYFFLCVLSFSETCYTFVIVPKMLVDLIAERKTISFLGCAVQMYFFLFLGCSHSFLLAAMGYDRCVAICHPLHYNRIMTWRVCAQLVVASALSGFLVAQVVTPLIFCLPFHTSRKLNHFFCDISPVLRVAFTHTNLSEAIIFTLGISVLTIPLMLILISYLFVVLAILQIPSAAGRHKAFSTCSAHLIVVIVHYGCASFIYLRPDSSYSSDQDALISVTYTILTPLLDPMIYSLRNKDVKMALQKAIRKNILSQKVFQ; encoded by the coding sequence atggggaacaacaaccaaaccctcgccacagacttcatcttcctgggtttctccagcctcgcggaactgcagaagctgcttcttgTGGTGTTTTTGCTGCTGTACCTGGTCACTCTGAGCATGAATACCACTATAATGATTATCATATGGGCTGATCGGAGCCttcacacacccatgtactttttcctttgcgTCTTGTCATTTTCCGAGACTTGCTACACCTTCGTCATTGTCCCCAAGATGCTGGTAGACttgatagcagagagaaaaaccatttccttcctaggctgtgctgtacaaatgtacttcttccttttcttggggtgctcccactctttcctcctggcagccATGGGCTACGACCGCTGCGTTGCCATCTGCCACCCCCTGCACTACAACAGAATCATGACTTGGCGAGTGTGTGCTCAGCTGGTGGTTGCTTCTGCTCTGAGCGGCTTTCTGGTTGCCCAGGTGGTTACCCCCTtgatattttgtttgcctttccataCATCCAGGAAACTCAACCATTTCTTCTGTGACATCTCCCCTGTCCTCCGAGTGGCCTTTACTCACACAAACCTCAGTGAGGCCATTATCTTCACCCTGGGTATCTCTGTCCTTACAATCCCACTGATGCTGATCCTTATTTCATACCTCTTTGTTGTCCTAGCCATCCTGCAGATCCCTTCAGCTGCAGGGAGGCACAAAGCCTTCTCCACCTGCAGTGCTCACCTGATAGTAGTGATTGTTCATTACGGCTGTGCCTCCTTCATCTACCTGAGACCCGACTCCAGCTACTCGTCGGATCAGGATGCATTGATCTCTGTCACTTATACCATCCTCACTCCCCTGCTCGACCCTATGATTTACAGCCTAAGGAACAAGGATGTCAAAATGGCTCTTcaaaaagcaatcaggaaaaacATACTATCTCAGAAAGTTTTCCAGTGA